CGTAACTAGAATTTGCTTTGTCTATTTGGCTTCTTATGGAGTATATCGCTTGTCAATGCCAATCACttatcaaaaatatgttcagCATATCGCGTAGCTTTTATACTACCATTTCTATATTGTATACgacattgttttgtttttcggtCGACAATTGCAACACTCACGTGTGATTATTTTCatcaatgaaaaaaattgagaaaattttacATGACAATGTAGAATAAATACAATTATCATGATTCTAATCATGGTGTTGACCGTTGAATCAAGGGTATAACTCATGGTGTTAAcaagagggagaggagagaaggggaggagtccaaaatttttttgggagaaaTTAGAATTGGGGTAGGGAAGGGTAATTTGAAAAGATTATGGGTATTTTTGGGGTTGTATGTAGCAAATTCTTATAAGATTTGTAGGTTTTATTTAGCAAAGGTTATATGCAGTAAATTTAAAGTTGTATTTAGAAACTCCCTTATTTAAATCAGCTTGTCATGGCTTAGTATTACCTTTTCGATTATTTTTtgatgtattttaattttttgcatttacTTATTTTATGTCAAGTTTTTACAAATTATTAATTTGCATTGATATGGAatcatacaaaataataaaaatatgaaccaacTAAATCTTTTTCagattttggattattttttgtctttaataaaCCTTATAaaggttttgatcataatttcgTATATTTGAGATTTCTTTCTTCGAAACATATcgataattcacaaaaaattaatgcagaatTAGTAAACCCGAAAAATtgaatgaagataaaaaaaaatcaattcaaaaggACTAATTAAGGCAAATCAACCGAATTACTCGTTTGATTAAGAGGTTCAACGTTTTTATGGCTACGTTTGGGATCATGCGTATGTTGACGGGCAAGATTTACAGTAGATAttggaagggaaaatgacggccaatgatgtgttttaataattaatatccgtcaaagacatttttagcattaacaaatgttcttagcatatctttgacgggtattaattatcaaaacacgtcatgggtcTTAACAATGATCCTGCATTAGTCAAAATTTTAATTCCTCTGATTTCTCTCAAGGAGAGTGGAAGAAAATCTAagcaattttttcttaaaaagttaACACATCCACAAAAGATTAAAATCCCAACATTATAAATTGTTTTATTGATACTTTTTGATGTTTCTCGTTAAGATCTACCATCAAGTAAAGTTAAATTTCAtcaaataaaagcaaaaaatacaaTCTAGATAGTTGatatatttctttaatttttaaatatctcGAAACTTTTGTTAGTCTCAAAATTACCAAACATGATCCATTGACCGAATAAAATAACTCACCAAGTGTGACTTACGTGAAAACTTTGATGAGAAAATTACAATAAGCATGTTTCTGATTGTATTACATTTTTAAGtaagaaatatatttttgaaattttatttgttttatacGATTTGTCTTAATAAGCAACTTAAGAAGTAAAAGCTAtgaatattcttaaaaaattactGAAAGACCATATTAGTTAGAGTACGTATTTtcttataaataaaatttatttttgtgacCCCTctcatgttttaaaaaaaatattgcaatccataaaattcaaagaaatgaactatataaaaaaaaccaatcaaaagaaaaacaagtcaTTATTCGACAAAAGAAACTAAATTAGTTACAGTTGCAAGGAAATCTTTttctatcaaaaaaataaaaagatttacGTGAAGCACTAGTTAAATCTACGCAACACAGCTCGACAGATTCGAATCTCCATACCCATATGGTGATCTGGTGACTAGAAGTACAACTCAACAGATTTGAAGCACAACTCCATGCACAATGGTTGATCTGGCAGGATAGCTCATCGGATTTTACAGAAAATTGGAGGCCACCTCACCAAACTGTGAGAGTCCCACATCGTCCAACTAGGGAGAATTGAGTTGGTATATATAACGAAACACGAGCAATTATTGTATAATTTGAAGTTAACTTTTTGAGCCACGTGATTAGGCTAATagttagcaggtcagctgggGCGGatcgttacaggtggtatcagagtCGACACCAACCGAAAGTGTGAGGCTGATCCCGCGAGAAGACGTGCTTGGGTGGCCCGACAAGTGAGGAGATTTAGGTGCTTGTCGTGCTTGGACGGGTCCCACATGAGACAAGCTTGACGTGCTTAGGCGGGACTTGTCACACATTACTTGGTGAGTTGGTGGGTGGAAGTGATGGACCATGTTGTGCAATGGGGACGTTGCAGccaaggtggggagattgtgagaaTCTACCTAGTAATCCCACGTCGGGAAAAAAGATATGGAATATAAGTAAAGGCCGACTAGCTCCTGTTAACTTGAGATCaatcttttgagccacgtggttggGTGAATGGTTAGCAGGTTATCTGGGGCGAgtcgttacaggtggtatcagagcttgcacCAATCGGAAGTGTGTGGCGGGTCCCACGAGGAGACGTGCTTGGGTAGGCCCGACAAGTGAGGAGCCCGAGGTGCTTGTCATACTTGAGTGAGTATTTGTCTCACAGCGCTTGGTGGGTTGTGATGGACCTTGGGGCGCAACGGGGACATTGCGGTCCAAGTGGGGGAGATTGTGACAGTCCCACATCGCCCAACCAGGGAGAGTTGAGTTGGTATATATAATGAAACAAGAGTaactactgtataacttgaggttaacttTTTAAGCCACGTAATTAGGCGAATGGTTAGCAAGTTAGCTGGGGCGAGTCGTTACAAAAATCATCGCAAAAGGCCACCCCCGTCATGTGGGGCCTACTATGGGCTTcacaaaaatgcagaaaaatactcacaaattttaaaatattttatttatgagatcatgcaaaaaatcagtttcaacGAATATCGATAGATatattttctaaattcattTCGTAAGAACGAAATTGCAAAactagagctgattttttacatgatcacataaataaatatttaaaaatgcatgggtatttttcaatatttttgcgGGGCATGGAGTAGGCCCCACATGATTTGCGGTGGCCTTCTGCGGTAGTTTGGTGCGGTGGAGTAGTTTGCAAATTTCAAGTCCAGCTCTATACGCATCTGGTGATCTGGGAGCACAGCTATGCGGATTTAAAatgagagcaattttgttcaccctcttttagaGAGGGTGAACAAACCCTTTCTCTCATTGGCtaagagaggggggggggggggggggaccaCTATTAACTCTTATTAACCCAACCTAACCCAAGTTAgcttttgttcttaattttaaaaaaaatcctgaaCAAGTTTTGCCTTTTCCACTTCTCCCCTCCTTCCTGAACAcgcttattttctctttttttaggAGCAGACGAAAAAAGCCCTAATCTCAATAGAGAAGAACACCGATGTCGGAAGAAGAACAAATTGGGGTCGCAGATGACGTTAACTCCTTCGAACAGAGCTCGGTTCAAGCTTTGGATGGTGAAGCCCTAATCTCTTCTCTCTTGAAGACAAGAACGATGAtgacagaagaagaagaaattaatgTTGCTGTTGAAATTGAACCCGTCGAACAGAGTTACCTTCATCTTCCAGGTATGCCTCAAATTCTCTTCACATAAATTTTGTTCTTTCTCTGCTTGTATTTGTCGTAGCTAGGTTTTAAgctaaaccattaaaatatacATTTACAAGTTTGGGTTGTAGAATAATGGTCATTATACCTTTTGATATGTAGACTTGATGaaagaatttgaatttgaagatTTTATGAATCTGAGTTCAAGCAATGATAAGAAAGCTCATGAAATTGATGAAGGGGATAATGGGTCAATAGATGAGGTTGAGGTTATTGTACCACAGTGTGGAATGATTTTTGATACTGCTGATGAGGCTTACAATTTTTACAATGGATATGCGAGAAAAATCGTTTTTAGTGTTAGGAAGCAGAGGACAAACAAAAGTAAGgctgatcaaaataaaattttgcgACAAGAACTTGTTTGTTCATGTGAAGGGagatacaaaaaaatcaacactcctaggaaaagaagagaaaatcgACGATTTGATTGCAAGGCATTGCTTGAGTTTAAACTGATTGGGGAGAAGTATCATGAAATCCAGTTCATGTCTAATTATACCCATGGTCTTGTACCACCTCAGTTTGCCCATTATTTGAGATCTCAAAGGAGAATCGAGTTTTCCCAAGTTGGACTTATTGACAAAATGCACTCGTCAGGGTTCAAGCAATCAAATATTTACTCTTACATGAGTACAGAAGCTAAAGGTCCTCAATATCTTAACTTCATACCCTCTGATTGTTATAATTTGATACAAAATAAACGGGCTGGGTTTCTCAAAAAGGGCGATTCACAATGTCTTCTAGAGTACTTCAAGCAAAAAACTCGGGAGAATAAGCATTTCTTCTACTCTTTTTTGCACTACTGATGAGAATGAAGTACGTGGTGTTTTCTTTTGTGATGCTAAGTCAAGAAGGGATTATGGTTTATTTGGTGATGCAATATGTTTTGACACAACATTTAGGACAAACAATTACGATatgttgtagggaggtattcccgagcagatacatttagttaccaaacacgtgatgtttggaaacacgtggtaaatacgactggacttatcgccgagcagttcggtgaacagcgatatggaccaatgatatgagaagtcatggctataaaaagactgttcggttatgatacagccgaacagatgatataaagaacctagcacgtgatacgagtgatcacgggctGAAAGCAATACAATCgctatccgaataaatggtgcgtgggaccatagtttgaatatagacaggacagtcatgctaaacaagtgttcggcaatatggaccagtgacatgagaagtcaatggtccaggaaggttgtacgggctcaaggaccagttacatgtgaggtaattgGTTCAAGCCGTCTgctcggctatgagacggccgaacgaAGATTGAGCTCCAACTGAGAATGggagcaaagggaatactctggaagattccagaatagtcatgtcccatatagggataaaagatcccaagaatataggatctgagaaagatacccaacgagtatgggatgttcggctcttaaaggaaaagaatcctaaaaggactcttttccataaactgataaaggaaacgagactccttgatatcctgggtttcctatacgagttaggaatcctatggcaacaaggatgcttggacagcaagcatccataaatctataaatatgaggtaaacctagaggtaaaaggtacgcaatattgcattattattgctttcctactgataattagggctgagttttctagtacgtgatactaacaaaagcatcggagggcctttgccacgagaggcaaaggtgcactcaccccctgtctattttgcagattagggttcagacgtcgagctagggttccggtgaagaggcacgaataagccgttgcgatccagttgattcgaagtaccaattgttttcatccccctacatatGTTATATGCACCAATTGTTGGCATCAATAACCATGGACAAACCACACTCTTTGGATGTGGTCTATTAGATGGCGAAACAACAGATGCGGTAACATGGTTATTTACCACTTTCTTGGAGGCCATGGGAGGAAAGAAGCTGGTATCTATATTTACGGATCAATCTAGAGCAATTGCAAATGCCATTCGTGCTATGTTTCCTGATTCTCATCATGGATTGTGTATATGGCATATCTATCAAAATGCTGCCAAATACTTATCCCAAGTCTTTGTTGAATTTAAATCATTTACATCATGATTCAAAGCTTGCATATATGATGGAGAGAcaattgaagaatttgaagagAGTTGGAAAAAGTTACTTGTAGATGTTAAGCTCATCGATAACGTGTGGTTGCAAAAGTTGTATGAGTTTCGAGAAAAGTGGGCTCAAGTTTATagtcatgcttatttttgtgcTGGAATGACTTCAACACAAAGGAGTGAGAGCATtaataagtttttgaaaaagtattttgggAGTACCCTTGTTCTTCGGGAGTTCGTCGATCAATATGCTAAGGCCATAGCTTGTAGgtgtgaaaaagaaagagaagttgAAAATAGGACGCAGCAAATGTCGCCGATCTTAGTTTCTAAGTGGTCTGTCGAGTGTGAAGCAGCTGAAAAATACACGAAAAAGATGTTCTACTTATTCCAAAAAGAATTCCAACAAGCTTTGGATTTGTCTTTAAATTTGGAAAACGATGATGGCACAATTAGTACATATATTGTTAAGGAGTTGGAGGGTTGGAAAAAAATTCGCAAACTTGTATATAATCCCTTGAAACATTCGGTATCATGCACTTGTCGAAAATTTGAATTCCATGGCATTCTTTGCTCACATGTATTGAAGTTATTTAATTCGTCACTTACAATATGAGAGTTTGCCTCCCCGGTATTATTTGAAGAGATGGACTAGGAAAATTGTAGATGAAAATGTTTTTGACCTTCATGGAGATATAATTCCGAACGACATTGATCCTTCACTCACGATTTGTTATAGTGGATTGTCACAAATTGTACAAAGGATTGTAAGTAAGGGTTCGAAGTTTCCAAAAGTGTCTTCTTTAACTGAGGTTGGATTACTAAAGCTTGAAGCAAAAGTTGAATCATGGATAAGTTCTAGGTGTGAGAATCATAACATTGAATCCAACGCACAAGATAGTTCAACCTTAAATGTGGATGACGAGGCACCATTGCGAGATCCAACAAAGAGACAACGTCGAGGTCAAGgtaacaaaagaaagagaggttCATTAGAAGATAAACTGCCAAAGAAGAAGACTCCATGTAAAAGAAAGGGCAAGTATACATTGATATATATAATTGCAACCTGAcaagtattttctttttatttgcttttgcCTTTGAcgattattttttaacttttcaggtAGCAAAGGGGAGAACTCCACAACCAAAGCAATGACTTGATCTAAACCATTACAGGAGGTCGAGGAAGATGAAAATGCACATGATACTACTTCAACCCAAGGCCCACATATAGAGCAACCAAATATGGCAGCTAATGTTGGCATGAATGCATTGCAAGTACCCAATGTTGCTAGGTGTTTATGAAGTTTAGATGCACACTTGTAAAGTTGAGAGACGACAATATCGATTTGTGGAAAACCTAAAATTAGGGTAACTTTCATTAAACTGGGTATATATACAACGCAAGATACAACAATTACAATGAGGTCCTAACTAATTAACTATTTACATACTAAGGATAAATAATGAAACTCCGTACAACAAACTAATTCAATAATCTAACACTCCCcttcaagttggtgcgaagatatcaatcaagcccaacttgaatgCAATAGGGTGGAAACTCTTGCTGTCAAGTCCCTTTGTGAATATATCATCCAACTGATCTCCAgatctcacaaaaggcatacatatcGAACCCTCACTCAGtttctccttgatgaagtgtctgTCAATCTCAATATGCTTTGTTCTATCatgttgaacaggattatgagcaatgtttatAGCAGCCTTATTatcacagtagagtttcatgGGACCACTATCAATGAAACCCAAATCACGCAACAAGGTTTAgagccacaagagctcgcaAACACCATAAGCCATGGCTCTATACTCTGCCTCTGCGCTAGATCTAGCAACCACTGATTGCTTTTTACTtcgccaagtaaccaaattcCCTCCAATAAAGGTACTATAGCCAGAGGTAGAgcgtctatcatccacagaaccagcccagtcagcatcagtaaaAGCCTCGAACCGCAAAAtgaccatgattagagaacagaATTCCTcttcctggagctgatttgagATACCTTAAAATACGACAAACTGCATCCAAGTGTGAAATACGAGGATCGTGCATAAACTGGCTAACTACACCCACTGCATAGGTAATGTCCGGCCGGGTGTGAGCTAAATATATCAGTCGCCTAATaagtcgctgatacctctcCTTATCAGTATGTTCACCCATATCTCCACTCAAGTGATGATTTAgctcaataggagaatctgtAGGTTTACAACCCAACAagcctgtttcttccaaaagatcaagaatATATTTTCGttgagagataaaaatacctctatcagatCTTGCCACTTCTATTCCAAGGAAGTATCTCATCGctcccaagtccttaatctcgaatTCTTGGGCAAGTCGAGACTTCAAATTATGAATTTCATTCATATCGTCacctgtcattattatatcatcaacataaacaataaagaCAACAATCTTACCATCACTCCTCTTAATGAATAGAGTATGGTCAGCATGGCTCTGTTTGTAGCCGAAACTCAGCATGGCCTTTGAGAATCTGCCAAACCAAGTTCTAGATGACTGCTTCAAACCATACAATGCCTTCTTCAATTTGCACACCTTTCCCTCACTTGCAGCGGAAGAAAAACctggtggaatatccatatacacttcctcattgcttcgccttcaaacctcgccttcaaatataaggttgaaaaccccaagcgtagggctaggtcgtcggtaacataatatccggaagtccgggatcgtacccacagagaattcgaatgtagctcaatcggattgtaggttttataaggtggattgtggcgtttaagacggccaacttggttttgctttgaaacgatgaaaattgccaaggcaaaagactaggaaaatgcctaattaacttaaaggaggcaagtctagggatcgtctaacccttgacaaaggatgttactggttctcaatataactcaggcgagagccacgaccgcgtgctcacgcccggagaatttagctttaaaagactacatttatcggaagatgtgattaaccggaattaaatcaacctatttttgctaatgtatctaacacgtagggggccacgagccctcaatatgtcgcttgccaagaccgcttgactaaacttcataccaaggagttaacacgcctcgcttagaccaaaaaggctaggttaatgaaattccgaaaaccaagattttaagcccgaaggtttgagaaccaaataaccacctaagtactcgggaaagattaccccgagacttggcctatcaactactcacacatagctaaagcatgaaagaaagcataaaaacgagacatgacttttaaccgataaaaacgaaaacaaacttgatattataaaagatctaatccgtaggaacaactttaataaacgagaaattaacaaacgagaattacttacttgagttcttaaggaaataacttgaaaagcttaaaagaccattaatggaggaaaaataaaagctattAAAGACCTAGGTACcaaagggagagaggagacccctatttatacacaatgggttcctctctcctcaaatatctaaaaacatactataaaaggcaagtattccataaatggaaagcccaaaaagtagcaaaatatctggccgaaggctctccgtatcgatacagaataagcaaagtatcgataccacatcgttaaactgaaaaggccaatctcccgtaacaatcccgtatcgatacagattatggccgtatcgatacgggaagctctgcttggaaaggtaacaaacgcgtatcgatacgccttaaatccgtatcgatacggaatgcttatctctggttcttcaagccagcctcccaatcttgacacccgacgaccgttggtttgcccgatgctcctcgccttcgttctttggtcactttggcacaagttccaccgagcaatgattcttgaattaacttgggggttgactttgcactcaaaatacgccttttaagggcgttttgcctgaaacactgaacaaactaccttacgagcaatattgactaaaaacgacaataatagctaaaagcacttctaactaacggacttaagcaccacgatcaagcaatcttaggtgcgtatcacaccccccaacttgagcgttgctagccCCTGGcaacaaaatagaaactaaatgAAATCAAGAACGCCTGACCATCCTTCCGACAGAGCTACTTAGCACCTACTCAAACTGCAACTAATTGGCAAGAGTTAAAATAActtaattattccaaaacaactCGCAGCCAACAATTGAGCGATCAACTAAATATTGAGCaagttataatcaagtatccaaaacgagcgccaaaagacaaaagacggATACGAAGTTATAACTTAACCAATTCCAACCAATGTAACCATATCCCACAAGAAAGGTGCTCGAATTAGGCACGGGGAACAAAAATACCGTGCCTTATAAGTGGAGAGCACCATTAAACAGAACTTACGACtaaacgattgaaaactgaattGCCGAAAGAAAGCATGCCACAGATTAAATATACTAACTATCAGGTAATAAATCGAAATGGAATCAAGGCATATTAAAGATCTACTAAGGGCTTCATAGCatatattgaccttggttttaaatcaaagaacggttagcaaaataggatggcggccatatactagcttggttcaactacccttggccgccTCCAACTCCAACTACCAAGTCATAGGCCACATGCCGGCCTCAACAAAAACTTACTAAACTATTAAGTCAGAGTTAAACTAAACCAAACTA
This DNA window, taken from Rhododendron vialii isolate Sample 1 chromosome 8a, ASM3025357v1, encodes the following:
- the LOC131298691 gene encoding protein FAR1-RELATED SEQUENCE 5-like, with protein sequence MSEEEQIGVADDVNSFEQSSVQALDGEALISSLLKTRTMMTEEEEINVAVEIEPVEQSYLHLPDLMKEFEFEDFMNLSSSNDKKAHEIDEGDNGSIDEVEVIVPQCGMIFDTADEAYNFYNGYARKIVFSVRKQRTNKSKADQNKILRQELVCSCEGRYKKINTPRKRRENRRFDCKALLEFKLIGEKYHEIQFMSNYTHGLVPPQFAHYLRSQRRIEFSQVGLIDKMHSSGFKQSNIYSYMSTEAKGPQYLNFIPSDCYNLIQNKRAGFLKKGDSQCLLEYFKQKTRENKHFFYSFLHY
- the LOC131298692 gene encoding protein FAR1-RELATED SEQUENCE 5-like, coding for MLYAPIVGINNHGQTTLFGCGLLDGETTDAVTWLFTTFLEAMGGKKLVSIFTDQSRAIANAIRAMFPDSHHGLSCIYDGETIEEFEESWKKLLVDVKLIDNVWLQKLYEFREKWAQVYSHAYFCAGMTSTQRSESINKFLKKYFGSTLVLREFVDQYAKAIACRCEKEREVENRTQQMSPILVSKWSVECEAAEKYTKKMFYLFQKEFQQALDLSLNLENDDGTISTYIVKELEGWKKIRKLVYNPLKHSRWTRKIVDENVFDLHGDIIPNDIDPSLTICYSGLSQIVQRIVSKGSKFPKVSSLTEVGLLKLEAKVESWISSRCENHNIESNAQDSSTLNVDDEAPLRDPTKRQRRGQGSKGENSTTKAMT